Within Bacillus sp. E(2018), the genomic segment CAAATGAACCTGGTCAATATGTGTTAGAAGTTAATTTTCACACTAGCAATGGTCATTCGCAATATGTAGGAAATATCACAATAAAATAACGCAAAGAAGGGGCAACCGCTAAGTTGCCCCTTCACGTCTATTAATGACAATCCCAGTTAAATAAAACGCGAGAAAAATCTTTGTTTATTAAATCTTCTTTCGTAATAAAAAAGTTACCTACACCAGCATCTCCCCACATGATGTCGTTTTCACCTTCGTCATCTGTATCGATTTGAAGCAAAGTAATGCGGTAATCATCAAATTGCGTTCCATAATCCCGTGGATCTGTTTGTGAAAAGTACGCGTATCCGCCAATTTTGTGTCCCATGTTCTCAACGTGTTCACAGAAAAGGTCATAAAGAGTTTCTTCTCCCCACATGTTTTTTCCACCAGTAGCCTGGTCCATATCAATAGATTCATAACTTTCTTCAAATTGAAAATCACTTACACCAAGGGCTTCTTTTGACAAGGAAAAAGATAAACGGTATTCTCCATTAAAAGGAAGCTGCTCCTCTTCTGTATCTGTGGGAACATAAGAACCAGATGTGTGAGACAACGCTGAGTTCTCATGATAAACCACACGGAAGTTACTTTGATTTGTAGGGTTATCAAAATCCATTCCCATCACATCATCATTTTTAGAAAGAAAGAATTGCAAAATCCCTGTCTGTGGGAAGTGTTCGAGGTGAGGGATTTCTTCAAAATTTAGTTGGCAGAGAAGAGCCATCGGAACACCAGATGAATCTTCAGGATAAGAAAATCCTTCAGGCAAGTAAGGTGATCCTCCAATTTTACTGTCCTTTACCTCGGTAGACTGACGCGTTGCTTGTATAGAAACAAAAGGAACAACTGTGTTCTCAATGTCTTTTCGATAGGGTTCTAATGCTTTTGGAAGTGATAAAGTCATGGTATATGTATCTCCTTTTCTTTATAGTGTAAGTTTCCTGTAATTGTATTACAATATCAAAATACACTGAAGTAACTTAATCTTAAGCTTTCATATGTATAATTGAGGTGTGAAAATGGGGATAACCCGAAAAAGTTTCTATTATTTTATATCTATTTATTTAACCCTTATTGCGTTCGACTTTTTCAAATATAAAAGTTTACAATTATTAGAAAATTTAATTATACCTTCTCTTTATGTGTTGGTCATTTTGATACTAGAATGGTCAAAGCCTAAAAATAAGAGCTAAAACATCAAGTAACATATTTAATTGCAGGTAATGTTACGAATTTCTTGAATGTATGAAGTAAGTTATTCATATTGGAGGGATTTCAATGACAGAGAAGCATTCTGTAATGACTGAAGCTCAACCTTTTTACTTTGAAGGAAACAAAGTGGGTATATTAATTTCTCATGGCTTTACTGGTTCTACCCAGAGTATGCGCCCTTTAGGAGAGGCATACGCTAAGGCAGGATATACAGTTTGTGGTCCTAGGCTTAAAGGGCATGGAACCCACTATGAGGATATGGAAAAGACTACATATCATGATTGGATTGCTTCCATTGAAGAAGGTTACCAATGGCTCAATGAACGTTGTGACACCATTTTTGTAACGGGTCTCTCTATGGGAGGAACACTTACATTATACGTTGCAGAAACATTTCCAAATATTAAAGCGATCATTCCGATCAATGCGGCAATCGACATCCAAGACATGGAAAACATGCAACATTCCAACCAACGATTTCTAGATGCCATCGGTTCGGACTTAAAGAATCCGAATGTACAAGAACTTGCCTATGACAAAACTCCGGTTCAATCTTTAAAAGAAATTGTATTGTTAATGAAAAAAGTAAAAGAAAGTCTTCATACTGTGACTTGTCCCGCACTCATTTTTGTATCAACAGAAGATCATGTTGTACCACCTGATAACTCTCAAATCATCTATGATGCCATTTCATCCCGAAACAAACAGATAATTTATTTGAAGAACAGTTATCATGTGGCTACACTCGACAATGACCAACAGCTTATTATTGATGAAACACTAAAGTTCATAGATAAAATGTGTAATAAAGTTAATGCGTAAGGCAATAGAAGAAACCCGAACGGTAAGCAACAATTCGGGTTTTCTGCGTGTTTAAAACTTAGTATTGTTATTCAAATAATGGCGAGCTGAATGGGAAGGAGAAAAACGTACTTTATAGGTATCTCCGAGTTCTCTTTGTATTTTTGCTAAAAGAGTTTGACCCAGATGATTATGCTCTGATTCCAAGTTCATACCATTTTTACGTATTATATCGTTAGCCCAATCTATCCATTCTCCGTATTGCATGGTCCAATTTTGCAATTCTTCTTTTAGTTCAAAGGAAATAGGTAGTTCATCAAGGTCTAGATTACAGCCGCACTGATTGCACCAAACAGGATCAGTATCAACATCAGCTTCTAATTTTAGTTCATAGATTTTCATATTTTCGCAACAACATTCCATATGCCACACTCCATCAAACGTTCTGTAGTTTTGTTTCCTAATCTATAATAATCATTAATAACCATAAAAGAAAGAAACAGAGAAACGAGAATGGATTGTATCAACTTGAATGAAAACAGTTAGTCAAAAAGGTAGGAGAGTGAAACGTATGGTGCATGTGAAATATCTTTTAGCCGATCAACTGTTAGCCAATGCCAACGATGCCAGCTGGTATAAGCCATTCAATGAATCAGTTGAAAACCTATCAGAAGAAGAAGCTTTTTGGAAGCCGAACCATGACTGTCACAGTATTGCTGAAATTGCTCAGCATCTTCTTTATTGGAATAAGACGTGGCAAACCCGATACAATGAATCGCATGTTCAAGCAGTACCTTCAATTGGGGATAATGACAAAAGTTTTGTGATTCCAGAACATCAAAGTTTCTCACAGATAAAACATCAACTCCTAGATGTTCTTTTGCAATGGCAAAATTTACTCTCAGAAGAGAAAGTAGAAAGTGAAGTAAATGGTTTTCCCGTCCCTGCAAAATGGTGGGAAATCATCGGGAATGCAGCTACACACAATGCGTACCACATCGGACAGATTATCATGATCCGAAAGCTGCAGAAAAGTTGGAAAGTGGATAAGGTAGAAGTTAAATAGTAAATGAAATCAAGGCTGCATCTCCATCAATAGAAGGGAGGTGCAGTTTTTTTATTCCTTAAAACTTAAGAAATCTTAAGGATTATTCCTCTTAATTCTTTAGGTTTGAATTATAGAATGACTATACATTCAAACAATCGGAGTGAATAATCGTGAAATTTTTATCCTTTTTAGCACAGTATATAAGTAATCCCCGATCAGTAGGAGCCATTCTTCCAAGTTCAAGTTATCTAGCTGATAAAATGGTAAAGAGTATCAATTTTGAACAGGCAAGATACATTCTAGAATACGGACCGGGTACGGGTGTTTTTACCGAAAAGCTGCTACAAAATCGTAAGCCTAAAACGACTATCATCTTATTTGAAAGCAATGAGGATTTCTACAAAATACTTGTACAGAAATACAAAGAGGTGGATAATCTCTACATATACAATGGGTCAGCTGAAAAGGTTGACTGGTACCTTGAAAAATGCGGTATTCCCTATGTAGATTACGTCATATCAGGACTTCCCTTTGCCAGCTTACCTAAGGCTGTTTCACATCGTATTCTGTTTAAAACTTCTAAAGTGTTAAGAAAGAATGGAAAGTTTGTTACGTTTCAATATTCAAACGTAATGAAAGCCTATATTGAACAGTTCTTTTCAAAAGTGGAAGTAAGTATTGAGGTACGAAATGTGCCACCTGCTATGGTATTATGTTGTTCATTAGAAGAAGAAAAGATGGAGGGGACTTATGCAATCTAGAGTCTTAATCGTTGATGATGATAGTGATATCCGGAATTTGATTTCCGTTTATTTAGAAAATGAAGGAATGTATACGGTTCAGTCCGAAAATGCAATAGATGCGTTAGAACAATTGGAGAAAAAGGATTTTGATCTTATCATATTAGATATTATGATGCCTGAGATGGATGGCATACAAGCGTGTATGAGAATAAGGCAGGAGAGAAATATGCCGATTATTATGCTCTCTGCCAAGGCTGAAGATTTGGACAAGATTCAAGGATTGGCTGCTGGTGCAGATGATTACTTATCCAAACCGTTTAATCCTTTGGAATTAATGGCACGTGTTAAATCCCAGCTCAGAAGATATCGAAAATACAATCAAGATACTGATTCAAGTAGGGAAATCATTGAAATTGGAGATCTTAAGATCAATACAGAAACCCGTCAAGTATGGGTGAGAGGGAATGATGTCAGACTCACACCGAAAGAGTTCTCTATTCTAGAACTGCTTGCCCGTAATAAAGGCATCGTGATGAGCATTGAGAAGATATATGAAGCGGTATGGCAAGAAGATTTCTATAAGTCAGACAGTACTGTCATGGTTCACATAACAAAGATAAGAGAAAAAATTGAAGAAGATCCGAAGAGACCCATCTATATCAAAACGGTTTGGGGAGTCGGCTATAAAATATGAGAATAAAGCGGATTAAAATATCATTACTTGTAAAACTTCTGGTAGCAGTTGCTGTTAGCTTTTTTGTGTCAACTGTGGTTATGATTATCATCTCTCAGATTATTTTGCATGTCTATAATCTTCAATATCTTACTATTGAAGATATTGGTGCAACTACCTATAATTTTATCGTTTTTCTGATTTTTACTTTTGTTATTTTTTCTTTTATTGTTACCTTCTTAGCATTGATACGAAACAAAATCATTTATATAAAGCGTATTACAGAAAGTATTAATGAAATCGCCAACGGAAAATTGGGCATGACGATTGAATTGCAGGGAAACGATGAATTAAGCAAGCTTGCCAAAGATGTTAATAGTATGTCTAAGGAATTATCAAGTAAGTTTGAATATGAAAGACAACTTGAAATCGCGAAAAATGAATTGATTACAAATATATCCCATGATTTACGCTCCCCTTTAACATCCATCATTGGGTATTTGGACTTGCTGAGAAAGGGGAACTATTCAGGCGAAGATCAACTAAAAGAATATCATGAAACGACTTACTCAAAATCAAAGCGACTTGAAGCTCTAATCAATGAGCTTTTTGAATATACTCGTTTAACAAGTCCAGATGTAAAATTAGACATTAATGATGTAGACATGACGGGTTTATTAGAACAATTGATCGGGGAATACGTTCCTATCTTTGAAAAGGAAGACCTAACTGTTATAAAGAAGATACCAGAAGATGAAGTTCTAGCTTCTATG encodes:
- a CDS encoding YwqG family protein encodes the protein MTLSLPKALEPYRKDIENTVVPFVSIQATRQSTEVKDSKIGGSPYLPEGFSYPEDSSGVPMALLCQLNFEEIPHLEHFPQTGILQFFLSKNDDVMGMDFDNPTNQSNFRVVYHENSALSHTSGSYVPTDTEEEQLPFNGEYRLSFSLSKEALGVSDFQFEESYESIDMDQATGGKNMWGEETLYDLFCEHVENMGHKIGGYAYFSQTDPRDYGTQFDDYRITLLQIDTDDEGENDIMWGDAGVGNFFITKEDLINKDFSRVLFNWDCH
- a CDS encoding rRNA adenine N-6-methyltransferase family protein codes for the protein MKFLSFLAQYISNPRSVGAILPSSSYLADKMVKSINFEQARYILEYGPGTGVFTEKLLQNRKPKTTIILFESNEDFYKILVQKYKEVDNLYIYNGSAEKVDWYLEKCGIPYVDYVISGLPFASLPKAVSHRILFKTSKVLRKNGKFVTFQYSNVMKAYIEQFFSKVEVSIEVRNVPPAMVLCCSLEEEKMEGTYAI
- a CDS encoding HAMP domain-containing sensor histidine kinase, translated to MRIKRIKISLLVKLLVAVAVSFFVSTVVMIIISQIILHVYNLQYLTIEDIGATTYNFIVFLIFTFVIFSFIVTFLALIRNKIIYIKRITESINEIANGKLGMTIELQGNDELSKLAKDVNSMSKELSSKFEYERQLEIAKNELITNISHDLRSPLTSIIGYLDLLRKGNYSGEDQLKEYHETTYSKSKRLEALINELFEYTRLTSPDVKLDINDVDMTGLLEQLIGEYVPIFEKEDLTVIKKIPEDEVLASMDIEKMVRVFDNLFMNAIKYSTKPSIVKATLDIQTNFAEFRLSNQTERPEVRNINQLFERFLVGDKARSEHEGTGLGLAISKRIVELHGGHIRAEYREGWLTIIIKLPI
- a CDS encoding DinB family protein — protein: MVHVKYLLADQLLANANDASWYKPFNESVENLSEEEAFWKPNHDCHSIAEIAQHLLYWNKTWQTRYNESHVQAVPSIGDNDKSFVIPEHQSFSQIKHQLLDVLLQWQNLLSEEKVESEVNGFPVPAKWWEIIGNAATHNAYHIGQIIMIRKLQKSWKVDKVEVK
- a CDS encoding alpha/beta fold hydrolase, giving the protein MTEKHSVMTEAQPFYFEGNKVGILISHGFTGSTQSMRPLGEAYAKAGYTVCGPRLKGHGTHYEDMEKTTYHDWIASIEEGYQWLNERCDTIFVTGLSMGGTLTLYVAETFPNIKAIIPINAAIDIQDMENMQHSNQRFLDAIGSDLKNPNVQELAYDKTPVQSLKEIVLLMKKVKESLHTVTCPALIFVSTEDHVVPPDNSQIIYDAISSRNKQIIYLKNSYHVATLDNDQQLIIDETLKFIDKMCNKVNA
- a CDS encoding response regulator transcription factor; its protein translation is MQSRVLIVDDDSDIRNLISVYLENEGMYTVQSENAIDALEQLEKKDFDLIILDIMMPEMDGIQACMRIRQERNMPIIMLSAKAEDLDKIQGLAAGADDYLSKPFNPLELMARVKSQLRRYRKYNQDTDSSREIIEIGDLKINTETRQVWVRGNDVRLTPKEFSILELLARNKGIVMSIEKIYEAVWQEDFYKSDSTVMVHITKIREKIEEDPKRPIYIKTVWGVGYKI